One segment of Thermodesulfobacteriota bacterium DNA contains the following:
- a CDS encoding DUF6485 family protein, giving the protein MECNKERNLTRCNCTYDPCPRKGLCCECLRYHLRQRQLPGCCFPAQAEGTFDRSFEHFARLVANRQA; this is encoded by the coding sequence ATGGAGTGCAACAAGGAGCGTAACCTGACCCGCTGCAACTGCACCTACGACCCCTGCCCCAGGAAAGGCCTGTGCTGTGAATGCCTGCGCTACCATCTGCGCCAGCGGCAGCTGCCCGGCTGCTGCTTCCCCGCCCAAGCGGAAGGGACCTTTGACCGCTCCTTCGAGCACTTCGCCCGCCTGGTGGCGAACCGCCAGGCCTAA
- a CDS encoding TIGR02266 family protein: MPLQAKDRRERRRVPARFPVDCVHAGNFLISYSANISADGMFVCTDRPLPVGTYLQLVFSIGELHEVAVAAKVAWINANGAISEPGMGVQFIDPPESLREMILSIVNRVAVLEPESAGP, encoded by the coding sequence ATGCCCCTGCAAGCGAAGGACCGCCGGGAGCGACGCCGGGTGCCGGCCCGCTTCCCGGTGGATTGCGTCCATGCCGGCAACTTCCTGATCTCATACAGCGCCAACATCTCGGCGGACGGGATGTTTGTGTGCACGGATCGGCCGCTGCCGGTGGGCACCTATCTGCAGCTGGTGTTCTCCATCGGCGAGCTGCACGAGGTGGCGGTGGCTGCCAAGGTGGCCTGGATCAATGCCAATGGCGCCATCTCCGAGCCAGGCATGGGGGTGCAGTTCATCGACCCCCCGGAGAGCCTGCGGGAGATGATCCTCTCCATAGTGAACCGGGTGGCCGTCCTGGAGCCGGAATCCGCCGGCCCCTGA
- the cobO gene encoding cob(I)yrinic acid a,c-diamide adenosyltransferase encodes MTPPTQATEDAGLTILFTGDGKGKTTAAFGQALRAAGQGLAVSIVQFLKGPWPTGEEKACAAIPGITLQRCGAGFTWQGPDLAIHRQAAMAGWEMACRQMAEDRFDLLILDELTHLIALEFVSEVQILDGIRCRPRRLHLVITGRGATPALLAACDLVTEMRAIRHPFARGLPARKGIEY; translated from the coding sequence TTGACACCCCCAACCCAGGCCACGGAAGACGCCGGCCTGACCATCCTCTTCACCGGCGACGGCAAGGGCAAGACCACCGCGGCCTTCGGCCAGGCTCTCCGCGCGGCGGGCCAGGGCTTGGCAGTTTCCATCGTCCAGTTCCTTAAAGGGCCTTGGCCCACCGGCGAGGAGAAGGCCTGTGCCGCGATCCCGGGGATCACGCTGCAGCGGTGCGGTGCCGGCTTCACCTGGCAGGGACCAGACCTGGCGATCCACCGGCAAGCCGCCATGGCTGGCTGGGAGATGGCCTGCCGCCAGATGGCCGAGGACCGTTTCGACCTCTTGATCCTCGACGAGCTGACCCACCTCATCGCCCTGGAGTTTGTCAGCGAGGTCCAGATCCTGGACGGGATCCGCTGCCGCCCCCGCAGGCTGCACCTTGTCATCACGGGCCGCGGCGCCACCCCGGCGCTCCTGGCGGCCTGCGATCTCGTCACCGAGATGCGAGCCATCCGCCACCCCTTTGCCCGCGGCCTGCCGGCCCGGAAGGGCATCGAATACTAG
- a CDS encoding HDOD domain-containing protein produces the protein MDADRTLPLEELADLLVDLNDVLVRLQPDGRISALFGHVEELFGQPATDLLGTDIGLLLSEDVLASFLKAPQKKILYCTVRRPDKRAVPVSVSVHRVPAGNGTAGYLLTIRDISEKLELQKSLRRVAVLEYEKRRADQAEHVFSELIHNVKNRLVVVSGFARLLTKQLDRFELAWPATAKGQEPLAACLAKIRESGARIMGQAAETLDMVDLINQKTYRDRETSRREINLNELLRTELKIVAMGARLEGMTNTVSLANSLPPVVGLYSDLSQIFVNLIKNALEAMHQSAVRNLIVRTYHDQDFNIVEISDTGPGVPEELREKIFEPFFTTKRGPRGETGIAGCPGTGLGLSSTRRILHHYAGDVVCLANPAGGATFRVRIPYPKQLHRRLAGMDRQGLERELEVILHSTEFLPTLPDALTAIMEVIQEDQTLAAIAEALTADYSVLEKILAVANSAYFGLQHPVTSCREAILQLGLNEVRSIVQTVLVSHSLYNNPRLPGLERLWQHALGTALLADELGRRLPDPGGELGFAYLTGLLHDVGEVLLRLAFPADCHLEVDLLERKKGILSPDDPTLVVHACLGQVFLKNRTRLPEPILDAILHHNRLPPPSGQPLARVLFLADKIERYYPNADPAYQKIIATMAQDWLAIDPTGLEAVRERALSKLHGLTQRLGVRA, from the coding sequence GTGGACGCCGACCGCACGCTCCCCCTCGAAGAGCTTGCCGATCTGCTGGTGGATCTCAACGACGTTCTGGTCCGCCTGCAGCCAGACGGCCGGATCAGCGCCCTGTTCGGTCATGTGGAGGAGCTGTTCGGTCAGCCGGCAACGGACCTGCTGGGCACCGACATCGGTCTGCTCCTGTCCGAGGATGTGCTGGCCAGCTTCCTGAAGGCCCCCCAGAAGAAGATCCTTTACTGCACAGTGCGCCGGCCGGACAAGCGGGCGGTGCCGGTGTCGGTCTCCGTGCACCGGGTCCCGGCCGGGAACGGGACGGCCGGCTACCTGCTCACCATCCGGGATATTTCCGAAAAGCTGGAGCTGCAAAAGAGCCTGCGGCGGGTGGCGGTGCTGGAGTATGAAAAGCGGCGGGCCGATCAGGCCGAGCACGTGTTTTCAGAGCTCATCCACAACGTCAAGAACCGGCTGGTGGTCGTCAGCGGCTTTGCCAGGCTTCTGACCAAGCAGCTTGACCGATTCGAGCTCGCCTGGCCGGCCACCGCCAAAGGCCAAGAGCCCCTGGCGGCCTGTCTGGCCAAGATCCGGGAATCCGGCGCCCGCATCATGGGCCAGGCCGCCGAGACCCTGGACATGGTGGATCTCATCAACCAGAAGACCTACCGGGACCGGGAGACCTCCCGCCGGGAGATCAATCTCAACGAGCTGTTGCGCACCGAGCTCAAGATCGTGGCCATGGGCGCGCGGCTGGAGGGCATGACCAACACCGTCTCCCTGGCCAACAGCCTGCCGCCGGTGGTCGGCCTCTATTCCGACCTGTCCCAGATCTTCGTCAACCTGATCAAGAACGCCCTGGAGGCCATGCACCAGTCGGCGGTGCGCAACCTCATCGTCCGCACCTACCATGATCAGGATTTCAACATCGTCGAGATCAGCGATACCGGCCCAGGGGTGCCCGAGGAGCTGCGGGAGAAGATTTTCGAGCCCTTCTTCACCACCAAGCGAGGTCCCCGGGGCGAAACCGGTATCGCCGGCTGCCCGGGCACCGGGCTCGGCCTGTCCAGCACCCGCCGCATTCTCCACCACTATGCCGGGGACGTCGTTTGCCTGGCCAATCCGGCCGGCGGCGCCACCTTCCGGGTCCGCATCCCCTACCCCAAGCAGCTGCACCGACGGCTGGCCGGCATGGACCGCCAGGGCCTGGAAAGGGAGCTGGAGGTCATTCTGCACAGCACCGAGTTCCTGCCCACCTTGCCCGATGCCCTGACGGCCATCATGGAGGTGATCCAGGAGGACCAGACCTTGGCCGCCATCGCCGAGGCCCTCACCGCCGACTACTCGGTCCTGGAAAAGATCCTGGCAGTGGCCAACTCCGCGTACTTCGGCCTGCAGCACCCGGTCACCAGCTGCCGGGAGGCTATCCTCCAGCTGGGGCTCAACGAGGTGCGCTCCATTGTCCAGACCGTGCTCGTCTCGCACAGTCTCTACAACAACCCCAGGCTCCCCGGCCTGGAGCGGCTCTGGCAGCATGCCCTCGGCACCGCCCTCCTGGCCGACGAACTGGGCCGCCGCCTGCCGGACCCCGGCGGCGAGCTGGGCTTCGCCTACCTGACCGGACTCCTCCACGACGTCGGCGAGGTCCTCCTGCGCCTGGCCTTCCCTGCCGACTGCCACCTGGAGGTGGACCTGCTCGAGCGTAAGAAAGGGATCCTCAGCCCCGACGATCCCACCCTGGTGGTCCACGCCTGCCTGGGTCAGGTGTTCCTCAAGAACCGCACCCGCCTGCCGGAGCCGATCCTGGATGCCATCCTGCACCACAACCGGCTGCCGCCGCCTTCCGGTCAACCGCTGGCGCGGGTGCTCTTCCTGGCCGACAAGATCGAGCGCTACTACCCCAACGCCGATCCCGCTTACCAGAAGATCATCGCCACCATGGCGCAGGACTGGCTGGCCATCGACCCGACCGGCCTGGAGGCGGTCCGGGAGCGCGCCCTGAGCAAGCTGCACGGACTGACCCAGCGCCTGGGCGTAAGGGCGTAA
- the mgtE gene encoding magnesium transporter, which yields MTSQTAASSLDAVLLHDLDTIQRDPLEGLPDATLAERLENRSPAEIWAILAEVPRLRRAMVFGHLPLAVQRQVAEAIPRETVADLVSAMSADERVDLMKELPDEVQDEIFPLLARAEREDIRKLAAYAEGTAGAIMTSAYVTLRPELTVAAALEKLRHEWPGKETIYYAYVINDRRQLVGLVSLRGLILARPSARVGDIMNPDVIFVRAGDSQEETAALIAKHDLIALPVVNGGDALVGIVTHDDALDVVTAEATEDMLRMAGTDAEEHPGASIFTSIRLRCPWLTVNLGTAMLASLVVSHFQDTLSRYIVLAAMMPIVAGLSGNAGTQTLAVTVRGIALGEIEAAAGWRTILREAGIGCVNGAVVGVVMGLVAFLWHGNPWLGLIMFLAMVANLLVAGLVGSGIPLTLKALRLDPALGSSIFITATTDVCGFSIFLSLATMLLPLLH from the coding sequence ATGACCAGCCAGACCGCGGCGTCGAGCCTCGACGCCGTCCTGCTGCATGACCTCGATACCATCCAGCGCGATCCCCTGGAGGGGCTGCCGGACGCCACCCTGGCGGAGCGTCTGGAGAACCGGTCGCCGGCCGAGATCTGGGCCATCCTCGCGGAGGTCCCCCGCCTGCGGCGAGCCATGGTCTTCGGCCACCTGCCGCTGGCGGTGCAACGGCAGGTGGCGGAGGCCATCCCCCGGGAGACCGTCGCCGACCTCGTGAGCGCCATGTCCGCCGACGAGCGGGTGGATCTCATGAAGGAGCTGCCGGATGAGGTCCAGGACGAGATCTTCCCCTTGCTGGCCCGGGCGGAGCGGGAGGATATCCGCAAGCTGGCCGCCTATGCCGAGGGCACTGCCGGCGCCATCATGACCTCGGCCTACGTCACCCTGCGGCCGGAGCTCACCGTCGCCGCAGCCCTGGAGAAGCTCCGCCACGAGTGGCCCGGCAAGGAGACCATCTACTACGCCTATGTCATCAACGACCGGCGCCAACTGGTGGGTCTGGTCTCCCTGCGGGGGCTGATCCTGGCCAGGCCCAGCGCCCGGGTGGGGGACATCATGAACCCGGACGTGATCTTTGTCCGGGCCGGCGACAGCCAGGAGGAGACCGCGGCCCTCATCGCCAAGCACGACCTCATCGCCCTGCCGGTGGTGAACGGCGGTGACGCCCTGGTGGGCATCGTCACCCACGACGATGCCCTGGACGTGGTGACTGCCGAGGCCACCGAGGACATGCTGCGCATGGCCGGCACCGATGCCGAGGAGCACCCCGGCGCCTCGATCTTCACCAGCATCCGGCTGCGTTGCCCGTGGCTGACCGTGAACCTGGGCACAGCCATGCTGGCCTCCCTGGTGGTCAGCCATTTCCAGGACACCCTTTCCCGGTACATCGTGCTGGCGGCGATGATGCCCATCGTGGCCGGCCTTTCCGGCAACGCCGGCACCCAGACCCTGGCGGTGACGGTGCGGGGGATCGCCCTGGGCGAGATCGAGGCCGCAGCCGGCTGGCGCACCATCCTGCGGGAGGCCGGGATCGGCTGCGTCAATGGCGCGGTGGTCGGCGTGGTCATGGGCCTTGTGGCCTTCCTCTGGCACGGCAACCCGTGGCTGGGCCTGATCATGTTCCTGGCCATGGTGGCCAATCTGCTGGTGGCTGGCCTGGTGGGCTCCGGCATCCCCTTGACCCTCAAGGCCTTGCGCCTGGATCCGGCGCTGGGCTCTTCCATTTTCATCACCGCCACCACCGACGTGTGCGGCTTTTCCATCTTCCTGAGCCTGGCCACCATGCTGTTGCCCCTGCTCCACTGA
- a CDS encoding metallophosphoesterase produces MRLIALGDIHLDAAVCHSIPGIGQADAILITGDLTNFGGRREAAAVLATLATANPRLFAVAGNLDRPEVNDLMAEQGISLHGRAIRFGELAICGLGGSNPTPFATPNELAEDELARLLAAAWQQTAGADTVLLVSHPPPWGTRTDRLASGQHVGSRAVRAFIESHQPALCLTGHIHEARGEDRIGATRIINPGLVRQGGWIEVTWQDGILTGRLHLGPGG; encoded by the coding sequence ATGCGTCTCATCGCCCTGGGCGACATCCACCTGGACGCCGCGGTCTGCCACTCCATTCCTGGCATCGGTCAGGCGGATGCGATCCTCATCACCGGGGATCTCACGAACTTCGGCGGCCGCCGCGAGGCCGCCGCGGTGCTGGCCACCCTTGCCACCGCCAACCCCAGGCTCTTTGCCGTGGCTGGCAATCTGGATCGGCCCGAGGTGAACGATCTTATGGCCGAGCAGGGGATCAGCCTGCACGGCCGAGCGATCCGCTTCGGGGAGTTGGCCATCTGCGGCCTCGGCGGCTCCAATCCCACCCCGTTTGCCACCCCCAACGAGCTGGCGGAAGACGAGCTGGCCCGCCTGCTGGCCGCAGCCTGGCAGCAGACCGCCGGGGCCGACACCGTGCTCCTGGTCAGCCACCCGCCCCCCTGGGGCACCCGCACGGACCGCCTGGCCTCGGGCCAGCACGTGGGGAGCCGCGCGGTGCGCGCCTTCATCGAGAGCCATCAGCCGGCCCTGTGCCTCACCGGCCACATCCATGAGGCCCGGGGCGAAGACCGGATCGGCGCCACCCGGATCATCAACCCGGGTCTGGTCCGCCAAGGCGGCTGGATCGAAGTGACCTGGCAGGACGGGATTCTTACGGGCCGGCTGCATCTCGGCCCGGGAGGCTGA
- the hemG gene encoding protoporphyrinogen oxidase, whose translation MADEAAVDVLVVGAGLSGLAVAHFLAKRQPGARIALLEEGPRPGGAIATLQEDGFLAEWGPHGFLDNVAESRELLADLDLAADIQKAPLSSFVRYICRRGRLVLVPQSPPRILASPLLSFRDKLRVLGDLWQPPLAGEPTVADWASYRFGKGVLPVVDAVLTGTYAGDLNRLAIDAVMPGVRRLEREHGSVLAGLVASRKGGKKGERRGLPSMVSFRQGMERLIEALAERQPDLRLATGVTSIVAKEPGWQAQTSREVLTAGQLVVALPVNRALPLLAALGRPPVAAVPEARLANVVMGFGPEAQVPFGFGYLAPEEEQRFAMGALFSTHMFPGRAPAGMVLVEALVGGRRHPERLDLPDDTLIRQTYADLARLIHLPEPPRHVRVLRPKAGIPQLEVGHPGLVAWRDQLVARLPGLFVCGFGWNGIGMNDMIKEARVVAGQLAERHLQASEAAAVKGVYV comes from the coding sequence ATGGCAGACGAGGCGGCAGTGGATGTGCTGGTGGTGGGGGCCGGTTTGTCGGGCCTGGCGGTCGCGCACTTCCTGGCCAAACGCCAGCCCGGTGCCCGGATCGCCCTGCTGGAAGAAGGCCCGCGGCCCGGGGGTGCCATCGCCACCCTGCAGGAAGACGGTTTCCTGGCGGAATGGGGTCCCCACGGCTTCCTCGACAACGTCGCCGAAAGCCGCGAGCTTCTGGCGGATCTGGACCTGGCCGCCGATATCCAGAAGGCGCCCCTGTCCTCCTTTGTCCGCTACATCTGCCGCCGGGGCCGCCTGGTCCTGGTTCCCCAGTCACCGCCCCGGATCCTGGCCAGCCCCCTCCTCTCGTTCCGGGACAAGCTGCGGGTCCTGGGGGATCTGTGGCAGCCGCCCCTGGCCGGCGAGCCGACCGTGGCGGACTGGGCCAGCTACCGCTTCGGCAAGGGGGTGCTGCCGGTGGTGGACGCGGTGCTCACCGGCACCTATGCCGGCGATCTCAATCGGCTGGCCATCGATGCGGTGATGCCCGGCGTCCGGCGGCTGGAGCGGGAGCACGGCTCGGTGCTGGCCGGCCTGGTCGCCAGCCGCAAAGGCGGGAAGAAGGGGGAGCGCCGCGGGCTGCCGTCCATGGTCTCCTTCCGGCAGGGCATGGAGCGGCTGATCGAGGCGCTGGCCGAACGGCAGCCGGATCTGCGCCTGGCCACCGGCGTCACCTCCATCGTTGCCAAGGAGCCGGGCTGGCAGGCCCAGACCAGCCGGGAGGTGCTTACCGCCGGCCAGCTGGTGGTGGCCCTGCCGGTGAACCGCGCCTTGCCCCTCCTGGCCGCCCTGGGGCGGCCGCCGGTGGCCGCGGTGCCCGAGGCGCGGCTGGCCAACGTGGTCATGGGCTTCGGCCCAGAGGCCCAGGTGCCCTTCGGCTTCGGCTATCTGGCCCCGGAAGAGGAGCAGCGCTTCGCCATGGGCGCCCTTTTTTCCACCCACATGTTTCCAGGCCGGGCGCCGGCGGGCATGGTCCTGGTGGAGGCCCTGGTGGGCGGGCGCCGCCATCCCGAGCGCCTGGATCTGCCGGACGACACGCTCATCCGGCAGACCTACGCCGACCTGGCCCGCCTCATCCACCTGCCGGAGCCACCCCGCCATGTCCGGGTGCTGCGGCCCAAGGCCGGCATCCCCCAGCTGGAAGTGGGGCACCCAGGCCTGGTGGCCTGGCGGGATCAGCTGGTCGCCCGCCTACCCGGCCTCTTCGTCTGCGGCTTCGGCTGGAACGGCATCGGCATGAACGACATGATCAAAGAGGCCAGGGTGGTGGCCGGCCAGCTGGCCGAGCGCCACCTCCAGGCCAGCGAGGCGGCAGCCGTCAAGGGGGTGTACGTCTGA